Proteins encoded by one window of Elaeis guineensis isolate ETL-2024a chromosome 12, EG11, whole genome shotgun sequence:
- the LOC105054597 gene encoding lysophospholipid acyltransferase 1 isoform X2 → MTLPTVQRSTIDCHVYYMSGDAWKEGGIDATGALMVLTLKVVSCAINYGDGLLKEEGLRDAQKKYRLIHCPSIIEYIGYCLCCGSHFAGPVYEIKDYLEWTEAKGIWAHSNDRSLPSPYGATLRALVQAAVCMGLYLYLVPQYPLSRFSEPIYYEWGFWQRLRYQYMSGLTARWKYYFIWSISEASIIISGLGFTGWSDSSHSKPQWDRAKNVDILGGELATSAVQLPLVWNIQVSTWLRYYVYERLIQKGKKPGFLQLLATQTVSAVWHGLYPGYMIFFVQSALMIAGSRVIYRWQQAISPKNALLRKMMAFANFAYTLLVLNYSCIGFLVLSMKETVAAYRSVYFVGTIVPIVLILLGHIIKPAKPVRPKTQKSQ, encoded by the exons CCATGTGTACTACATGAGTGGGGATGCATGGAAGGAAGGAGGCATTGATGCAACAG GAGCTTTGATGGTATTGACTCTTAAAGTCGTTTCATGTGCAATAAATTACGGCGATGGGCTACTAAAAGAAGAAGGACTGCGTGATGCGCAGAAAAAATATCGATTAATTCATTGCCCCTCTATAATTGAATATATTGGTTACTGTCTTTGCTGTGGCAGTCACTTTGCGGGACCAGTATATGAAATAAAGGATTATCTTGAATGGACAGAAGCTAAAGGG ATTTGGGCGCATTCGAATGACAGATCATTGCCATCACCATATGGTGCTACATTGCGTGCTCTAGTTCAAGCTGCAGTATGTATGGGACTATACTTGTACTTGGTACCACAATATCCACTTTCTCGGTTCAGTGAGCCCATATATTATGAGTGGGGTTTTTGGCAACGGCTGAGATACCAATACATGTCTGGATTGACTGCCCGTTGGAAATACTATTTTATTTGGTCGATCTCAGAGGCTTCGATCATCATTTCTGGTCTTGGTTTCACTGGGTGGTCAGACTCTTCACATTCTAAACCTCAGTGGGACCGTGCAAAAAATGTTGATATTCTCGGTGGGGAGCTTGCCACTAGTGCAGTTCAGCTACCACTTGTGTGGAACATACAAGTCAGCACCTGGCTACGTTACT atgTATATGAAAGGCTCATTCAGAAAGGGAAAAAACCTGGATTCCTTCAGTTACTGGCTACACAGACTGTTAGCGCTGTTTGGCAT GGCTTGTATCCTGGATACATGATATTTTTTGTTCAATCGGCATTGATGATCGCTGGTTCACGAG TAATCTACAGATGGCAGCAAGCTATCTCCCCCAAGAACGCTTTGCTTAGAAAGATGATGGCATTTGCCAATTTTGCATACACGCTACTTGTTCTTAACTATTCCTGCATTGGCTTCTTG GTACTAAGCATGAAAGAAACCGTTGCTGCCTACAGGAGCGTATATTTTGTTGGAACCATTGTTCCTATCGTGTTGATCCTACTGGGTCATATAATCAAACCAGCCAAACCTGTTAGGCCTAAAACTCAGAAAAGCCAGTGA